A section of the Lathamus discolor isolate bLatDis1 chromosome 6, bLatDis1.hap1, whole genome shotgun sequence genome encodes:
- the INSM2 gene encoding insulinoma-associated protein 2, which translates to MPRGFLVKRSRRPGGSYRARPRDRDPDRAPPPPLPPAAAGSPAARPGAEEQEEGGKEEGAAAAYPATWPPGGGGGPGLAPPEGPAAWGTAGPCSAAGPRAALFERCLSSPASAESFPLAASFPPAEKLLLQPRTPLPVPPPPPPPPPVPALKRPSRAKAPAKKAKATRKLSFADEVTTSPVLGLRIKEEGPEGRPGPPTGRTPLGEFICQLCKEQYADPLALAQHRCSRIVRVEYRCPECHKIFSCPANLASHRRWHKPRPGPSSDGPAAAAAPPGKENSPERRPRGPAAPSPQPPPPRQHRGGADSASGAQVPPGPAPGPVGEAFACPCCQKRFRRQAYLRKHLGTHGPARPAAYGPPERGQVAFACHLCGARFPSADIRDKHRLWHAVREELLLPPAGPPEGGAVGGERQGFPCKHCPATFFSAPGLARHASKCHPPESRQVLLLQVPVRPGC; encoded by the coding sequence aTGCCGCGCGGGTTCCTCGTCAAGCGCAGCCGGCGCCCCGGCGGCTCCTACCGGGCGCGCCCACGGGACCGGGACCCGGaccgggccccgccgccgcccctgccgcccgccgccgcgggCAGCCCCGCCGCCAGGCCGGGGgcggaggagcaggaggagggcgGCAAGGAGGAGGGCGCTGCCGCCGCGTACCCCGCGACGTGGCccccgggcggcggcggcggccctgGCCTGGCCCCGCCGGAGGGACCAGCCGCCTGGGGCACGGCGGGGCCCTGCAGCGCCGCAGGGCCGCGGGCAGCTCTCTTCGAGCGGTGCCTCAGCTCCCCCGCCTCCGCCGAGTCCTTTCCCCTGGCCGCCTCCTTCCCGCCCGCcgagaagctgctgctgcagccccgcACGCCTCTGCCcgtcccgccgccgccgccgccgccgccgccggtgCCCGCGCTGAAGCGGCCGTCTCGGGCCAAGGCGCCGGCCAAGAAGGCCAAGGCCACGCGAAAGCTGAGCTTCGCCGACGAGGTGACCACCTCGCCCGTGCTGGGGCTGCGCATCAAGGAGGAGGGTCCCGAGGGCAGGCCGGGGCCGCCGACGGGGCGCACGCCGCTGGGCGAGTTCATCTGCCAGCTGTGCAAGGAGCAGTACGCGGACCCGCTGGCGCTGGCCCAGCACCGCTGCTCCCGCATCGTGCGCGTTGAGTACCGCTGCCCCGAGTGCCACAAGATCTTCAGCTGCCCTGCCAACCTGGCCTCGCACCGCCGCTGGCACAAGCCGCGGCCCGGCCCCAGCTCCgacggccccgccgccgccgccgccccgccgggcAAGGAGAACAGCCCCGAACGAcggccccgcggccccgccgcgccctcgccgcagccgccgccgccccgtCAGCACCGCGGCGGCGCGGACAGCGCCAGCGGCGCCCAGGTtccccccggccccgctcccggccccgTCGGGGAGGCGTTCgcctgcccctgctgccagaAGCGGTTCCGGCGGCAGGCCTACCTCCGCAAGCACCTGGGCACCCACGGGCCGGCGCGGCCCGCCGCCTACGGCCCGCCGGAGCGCGGCCAGGTCGCCTTCGCCTGCCACCTCTGCGGCGCCCGCTTCCCCTCTGCGGACATCAGGGACAAGCACCGGCTGTGGCACGCCGTCcgggaggagctgctgctgccgccggcAGGGCCCCCCGAGGGCGGCGCGGTGGGCGGTGAGCGGCAGGGCTTCCCCtgcaagcactgcccagccaCCTTCTTCAGCGCGCCCGGGCTGGCGCGACACGCGAGCAAGTGCCACCCGCCGGAGAgcaggcaggtcctgctgctccaggtGCCCGTCCGTCCGGGCTGCTAG